GTTCGTTTTATTTAAATATTTGGTAAAAAATTTATGCTTTTTGTGTTACAATCATTTAAATTATTTTTTTAAATCCTACAGTATATATAAAGATTTATATTTTTAACTCGATCTAAACTCACAGCTTGATTCCCTGATAATTAAATCAGGATTGTACTCAATTAAGTAATCCTCAGCCTTCAGCTTCTCCCCGTTAATTAGTTCTATTAATAATTTAACACCCCTTAACGCAATTTTATCAATAGGTACATCAACAGTAGTTAAAGGCGGATCATACATTTTTGCCATAGAAACATTATCTATTCCACAAATTGATATATCCTCAGGCACTTTCAAACCTGCTCGAGACAAGAATAACATCACTCGAAAAGCTACATAATCATTAAAACAAACTATAGCAGAAGGTAATTTCTTGTTATTTTTTACTCTATCAAAAAACATATTTCTGTTAGAATAAAGAAATTCCTCGTTCATTGCACACCCATTATCTTCCATAGCCTCTTTAAAGCCCTGTATTCTCTCCTCTTCATGAAGAATGTAACCGACATCTGTATGTCCTAGTTCAATTAAGTAATTAGTAGCTTTATAAGCCGCTTTTTTTAAGTCGGCTTTAACGTGAGGGATAAGGTTATTATTATCAATTGCCTTATCAATATATACAACTGGTTTATAATTCTTAGCAAACTCTATAATATTCTCATTATTACCATTATAACAAGCAAATATTACACCATCTACTACACCACTTTTAAACATATTTAAATATCTAATTTCCTCTTCAGTATTCCAATTCATAGTACATAATATAAGATTGTAATCACATTTTTTTAGCACGTTTTTTATAGCTTGAATCATTTCTGAATAAAAATGATTATCAACTGTGGGGATTACTAGAGCTACTACTCCTGTTTTCTTTTTTGTTAACGCTTTTGCTACAGTGTTAGGTATGTAGTTTAATTCACTGGCTATCTCATGTATTTTTTTCGAAGTTTCATGATTGACTTTCTCATTATTATTTAAAGCCATAGAAACTGTGCCTACAGAAACACCTGCTCTTTCTGCAACATCTTTAATTGTCACTGCCATAATTCTAACCTCTCTTTTTTTGAACCGTTTCAATATGTATTTTAAAAAATGATACTTTATAATAATTATAATACTTAATAATTAATTTGTCAACACAATCTAAAAAAAATTGAACCGCTTCAAAGTCCTAAGTCATTAAATAAATTTACCTTGCCTGTAATATAACATCTAGGAATTTAATTGTCAACTGTTAAGCTGCAATTTATACCATCGAAGTACAGGTGCAAAAACTTGGTTTAGGTTCTTAAATTAATCCTCCACTAGTTTCCGGAACTTTACCACTATATTCACACATCTAAGTTCTTTGCCACAAACTTACAACGAAAATTGTAGTATGTTGTATTCCCTCCATAAGTTAGATCCATTTCTTCCATTAAATCCTTGTTTTAATTTTTCCTTGATTTCAATTGGGTCATATTTCCCGCTCCTTATCTCTTCTAATTCATTATATATTATCCCATATTCAGGCACCCAGATCTCCCATAAGATCGTTTCTTCTCCACAATTTGGCCAAGTAAACGGATTGTCTCCTATTAATTCTTTCTCTATAACTTATCACTAGATTTACATAATAAATTTTAAAAAAGTCAAGCTTAATATTCCATAAAAATCATTGAAAATATAGAAAAAACTCCTTATAATTAGGATTAGGATAGTCTTTGTCCAAATACCTAAAAAATAAGGGGAATTCCTATGGACAAAGATATCACAAAAATTACATTTTATCAATATCTGGCACCAATAAATTTTGAAAAGTGACAGAAATATTATTATTATTAGATAAATATGTCAAAAAACTCATAACAAAAAAACTGATTACGCTTTTAATATTTGGACCGTTTTTTTCTAAAACTAGCTTAACTGAACTAAGTACTGACGTGAAAAATGATAACGATTTACAAAAAATCCTTAAGCTTGAATCAATAAGTAAGGAAATCTTTAATTTCACTTATAAGCAGGTGATGTCAGGCGATACAGAACTTTTAAACAGTACTGAATTAGATCCAATTATTCTGTAAAAAGTAAAACATCATGTGGTAAAATGTGGACAAAGACTATCATTTAATGATAACTTATATATAATTATCTGCGAAAAGATTTATAAACATTGATAAATCACGCTTTTTCACTTTAAATATTATTGAAAAAGTAATATAATTAAATTAACAATTACGTATAGACTAATAATTTTACCCCATATAATTTCCTCTCTCTTGACAAGTTTCTATTTAGTTTATATCGTTAATATATCTAATCAAAATTTCATAAAAACTGTCCTTGATATACAAGTATTTTTGAGGGTATAAAAAAGACTTCACCCCTCTTTTTGTAATATCCTTTGATGAATTGATGAAATTGCAAACAGAAAGTAAATTAGTGATTTCAATGCTAAAGCTATCATACCCTGCTAACAAGATAAAAACCATGTTTTAACAAACTGTAAAAGTCTTATCGTTGGTAAATTAGCAGTAGAAAAATTAAACAGAAAACCAGAAAGAGTATTATGAAAGACCCTTATCTAAATAATATTCAAATTTATATCTTTATATATGCGAGGTGAAAACATGACTAAAAATCCACTATCAAGTTATAAGCAAATTGCCAATGACATAATTAAAGAAATTCATGATGGCACTTATCTCCCCGGATCTTATTTGCCATCAGAAAATAAATTAGCAAATAAATATAATGTTACAAGGACAACTGTTAGAAAAGCCTTAAGTATATTAAAAAACAAAGGAACTATAGAAAGCTACCAGGGAAAAGGTTATAAAGTGCGTTTGCTTCATTGGGAACAAAGCCTTCTCCAATTTTATAGTTTTGGTAAAAATATAGCTGACAAAATACATAACCCTTCTACACAAATCTTATCATATAAAAAGATTGATAGTTTAAAAGATGAAAATCAGATTATCAATGACCAACTCTGGGAAATTAATAGACTGCGATTTATGGATCAGATACCAATTATTTTAGAAACTTCATATATACCAGTTAAAAATCTGCCATCGTTTCAAAAAGAAGATTTAAAACAACATTCACTCTACACTTTACTGGAAAATAATGATATTATTATTATTAAAGCCAAAGAATATCTAAAAACAACATTAGCTTCTGATAAAAGCAAAAAACTACTTGAAATAAAAAACAGTACACCTTTATTTCAAACGCTGCGCTATACTTATGATACTAATGAAGAACTAGTTGAAATAAGAGAAAGTTTAATTAGAGGAGATCACTTTAATTTCTCTGTAGAAATGTCATTATGAGCCCAAATTAAGCATATAAACAGAGATAATTTTCCCGTTTCTGTAAAAGCAAACAATTTCCTGGCATAAAAAAAAGAAGCTCCCTAGCTAGGGCCTCTTCTTATTTTCTCATCTTTTAACTTTTTTCTTTACTCATACTATTTTAGTTTATTATAGTAGAACCTAAGAGTCTTATTATTCTTTATATAAGGAATAAATAATTTCTTGAAAAAACTATTAAATATAAGATTTATTCCGAAATAATATTTAATAACTATAATTGTAGTAACTAGGGTAATAGAAGAAAAATTATAAAGAAGTGCTATAGTTTCAAAACCTAACTGCATTATAAGAACACCAAATGCTGTAGCTATTAAAAAGGAGGCATAAAATATCCGCAACTGATGTTCCTCAATATTACTTATAGCAGTAGCGCCTATTTTAATTCCCAGATATGCCATCAAAGCTAAAAATACTATCGGAGCCAAAAGAATATTAGCACTTAAATAATGCAAATAGACAGCATATAAATTTGATAAAATTATAACTAACAAACTTGTACCTACAGCATGATGGGTTTTCATATTTAATAACAAAGCAAACATGGGAACAAAGAAAAAACCTCCACCAACACCCATAATTACTTTAATAAAACCCCCAAGTAATCCAATTATCAACATATTAATCAAACTAATATAAGTAATCCCCTTAGCTAAATCAATATTAGAACTCCTTTGTATATATTTAAGAAATATATTTGATTTTTTACTACTATCATTACTATGCTCTCTATTTCTATTTTTAAGTAAAGGAGCTATACCCAATAAAACCAACATAACAATGTATATATTCCTTATAAAAGCATCTGCTAGATTTAAACTATCCATATAAACTAATAATGGTTGAGAAATTCTAACACCTATACTTGAAATAATAGCAATAATTATACCAACTTTAATCATAAGATTATTTTTCATATAATGCTTAAAACCTGCTACTGTTGATGAAAGTGTACAAAAAGCTATAGAAGTTGCACCTGCTTGTACCATAGGAAACCCTAAAATATTTAGCGATGGTGTCACTAAAAATGATCCACTAACACCAAAAAAAGCACTTACTACACCTGTATTAAAGCCAAGTATCATGATTAAAAAAATTAGAGTAATATCCATACCCAATATAGTCATTTTATTAAATTCCTCCTAAATATTATATATCTTCCGCTTGTATAGACAAGTAAAAGGGATAAATTTTTTATCATCTTTAAAGATGACAATTTTGATAAAAGAAAACTTTAAAATTCAGTAGCCTTATATAAGCCTACAGTATTTTGCGGACGTCAACTTGTCTATACAAGTATAGTATAATTTACCCAAGTATATTTGTCAAGCTTTTTCGACATTCTATCCAAGCATTTTTCCAAAAAGATAAAACCTATTATAATAAAAATTCTCTTATCATAATAGGTTTTATAATATAATTTTCCTAGAACTAATTCTTTTTCACTTTATCTTCTATATCCTCTTGTATTTGACTATTATTCAATTTAAACTTATGAACAGTTTCATTTAATTTTTGTGCAAGATCAGCAAGATGTCCTGAAGAAGATACAATTTCTTCAGTAGCAGCCACCTGTTCCTCACTTGAAGCTGCCACTTCCTGGGCATTACCTGCAAAATCTTCACTTACAGATGCAATACTACTAATAGCACTTTCAACCATATTGCTGTTTTCAGCCATCTCTTGTGCATTATTAGATACATTATCAATAATTTTTTTCAATTTATAGGTTACTGCTCTTACTTGAATAAACTCCATCCCCATATTCTCAATATTACTAACACTTTGATCAACATCATCAATATTAGTAATCATTTTCCCATTAACAATCCTAACATTACTTTGAATTTGATTAATTAAGTCTGCAATCTTATCTGTAGCCTTAGCCGAATCTTCAGCTAAAACACGTATCTCTTCAGCAACTACACTAAAACCACTCCCAGCTTCACCTGCACGTGCAGCCTCAATAGCAGCATTTAAAGCCAATAAATTAGTTTGAGAAGCTATATTATTTATAATTTCTACAATATTTCCTATCTCTTCCGAAGCTTTTCCTAGTTGATTAATAAATCCAGCAACTTCACTAGTATCTTTCTTTACTACCTTGACCTTATTAATAGAATCATCTACAATGTCACCACTTCTATCAATTCTCTCAATTACACTATCTGCAAATTTATTCATTTCTACAGAGCTTTTTTCTACATTAGAGATTCTCTTTATTAAATCATTAATAACATTCACACTTTCTTCTACTTGAGCTGATTGTTCCTCAGCACCAGCAGCTACATTTTCAATAGAACTACTAACCTGTTCAGCTACTTCTCCTACCTGCTCTCCTGAAGCATGTAACTCCTCACTAGTAGCAGATACATTTTCAGCAGTCACCATAAGTTGTGTAATCATTGATTTTAAATTATTATGCATTTTTTTACTTGAGCTTGCCAATAAACCAATTTCATCCTTACTAATATAATCGTCAAGTTCTTCACTATTAACAGATAGATCCCCTGCAGCTATTTTCTCAGATATCTCACTTAGCTTAATAATAGGCTTACTAATTATCCTTGAAACTAGATATGTAAATACTATAGCAAGCACAATAGCAATTAGACCAATAATAAAAGTCATTCTTTGCATTATATTAATACCTTCCAGAATATCTCCTAATTCAGCACTTAAGGCTATTGACCAATTAGCGCTCTCTATTGGTGCATAAGCAATACCGCTTCTTATTCCGTTTCTATCATAAAAAGCAACGTCACTATTAGCACTAATCATATCATTTAATATTAGCTGAAATTCTTGATCATCTTCATCAAAATGATAAGCACTACCAATTAGATCTTCATCAGGATGAGCAACTGTTATCATGTTTTGATCCACAATCCAACCATGTCCATAGCCATTTATATTCATTTCACTCACAAGTCCTTGTAAGTAGGCTAAGTCTACAAGACTCCCTATAACTCCCACAGTTCTATTATTATTAATTATAGGATGGGCAATTACAACAATATGTTGATTATTAGCCCTACTTACAATTACATCTGAAACAGTCGGTCTAGCAGTATTAATAACTTCCTGAAAATAATCTCTATCCCTTATATTGCTATCATTACCATGTGTAACTCTTGCATTTCCATTTCTATCTGCAACAAATATAGCGTTAATTTCATCACTAGACTCAGCAATCTTTCTAAGATATTCTTCTTGCTGAGTCCAATCCATTGACTGTACATCACTTGACTTAGCCATAATGTCTAGTTCAACCTTCTCCTGTTCTATCCAGACATTTACTGCCCTTGCACTAAGATTTGCTGCAGTCTCTGCAGTAGAAAATAGCGCATCCTGTAAAACACCCCTGGCTTGATTAAAAAAGAAAAAAGACGCTCCAGCAATAATTATAAAGATAAAACTTGCAAAAGCCAGGATCATTTTACTTTTAATACTTTTAAATTTAAATAATTTCCTCATATTAACCTCCTAGATTTATACTACTCCATATTTTGTATGTATAATTTTCGACAATTTCCAACATATAATTTTATTATTTCTCTCTTTTTTTTAAAAACCCTTTTTTTATTGCTAAGAAATTATATTTTAAGCATATTATTTCTTAAAATAAAAAGATGCCTTGTCAAGGCATCTTTTTATAATCAATTCTTTTCTTATTTATTATTTTATTCATACTGTACGATAATCACAAATATTCTCTTTCCTATATTATCCATTACGGCAAGTAGTTCATCGGATCCACTGCTTTTCCATTGATTTGAATTTCAAAATGCAAATGAGGTCCTGTAGAATTACCAGTATTACCAGAAAGAGCTATCACTTGACCCCTTTCTACCTCTTGACCACCACGTACTAATAATCTTGAATTATGAGCATATAAAGTTCTAACACCCTTTTGATGTTCAATTACTATGGTTTCCCCATAACCTGTTGCCCAAGCACTATAAATAACGGTACCAGCTCTAGATGCCCTTACTTGGGTTCCAGTAGGAATAGCATAATCTATACCACTATGCATTCTACCCCAACGAGGACCAAATGGAGAAGAAATCCTTCCTCCTTCTACTGGTCTCATAAAAGTATCAGCTAATCTATCTTGATAACCAAATTCAGGCTTAGCTCCAGGTAAAATTAATGATACTCCAGGCTTAACCAAATCTGGATTAGATAAAGCGTTAGCCTCAACAATTTTATTACTTGGTATATTAAATTTTCGAGAAATAGTCCAGAGACTCTCACCAGGATTAACAGTATATAAGATACCTTTTATCGGTAATATTCGCAACTCATCTCCAATACGAATCGTGTTCATATTAGTAATATCATTTGCACCAATAAGTGTATCTATATCAATATTATATTTACGAGCTATATCCCATAAATTATCTCCCCTCTGAACCTTGTGAGCTTTTATCTGCTCTACTAGCGATCTTGGACTTCTGCTTTCTTTCACTCTATTACTTACTTCTATATTATTATCTCTATTATTTGTACTTGTAACTAAGACTGTCTCCATTTCACTTTCCACTATCGGGCCTATAAATTCTCTAGAATAATTTTCCGATTCATTTTCACTTACTATGTTATACTCAGAACTCAAGCTTAAGTCAGAGTCCTGTCCCAAAGTATATTGACGATCATTATCCATAGTTATATCTTCTTCTATATGACCACTATTCACGATATCAATATCCAATTCTATTTCTACAATATCCAGGCCCTTACTTTCTTCATCCTCAGAATTTAAAATCTGTACTCCTTCTCTATCATTATTATTAATTATATTATAATTGCTTTTACTTACTTCAGCAGATAAAGTTCCACTATCATCTGAAGAATTATCAATTAAAAAAGATGCAGAAAAAACATATAAGGCTATAAGTCCAAACAAAACTACTATTAAAGATACTTTTTTCACAAAAACACCTCCTGATTTTATTATATGAAAACTGGACAAGAATTAGAATAACTATTCTCAAATTTATTACTGATTATTTATTAAATTATTATTTCCTAATTATTGTACTTAATAAATATAAAACATAGTAATTTTTAACAAGTTTATTAATGCACATTAGTATATATATTTTATCTTAGTACAAAGAAAATTTCAAGGAAAAGAGCTCATATTCCATGATTTACTGAAAAAGTACTACTGAGCTTAGTCATTTTTTTTACATGTAAATGCTAAAAAGCTGGCATAAGCCAGCTTTTAGCATTTTATATAATAAGGGAGACAATTATAAAAATCAAATCTAAAGAACTTAAAAGTAAAAAGAGTCATCTGGAATTTCATTTTCTATCATGTGAGGATAGATTTCCATTACCTCATCAAAAAATAAATTAATTACGTCATAAGACTCATCTTCTGGATATATATTAAGATTGACTCTATCAAGGCTATCTCTAATTATATTTCTAGACATATTAAGATTTCTATTGGCCATTTTTGCAGCTTCATCTGGGTTTTCATTCACCCAGTCTACACCTTGCTTATAATAATAATTAAATTCTTCAAGAAGCTCACTATTTTCTCTAGCAAAAGCTCCTCTAGCAAAGAGACCTAAATATGGGATGCGATCCTCTCCATCATGTACTTTACCCCATTCTTCTTGCATATCAAACGATATATGTGTCCTTGGGACCTTACTCAACACTATTGTTGACATAGACTCTGGTAAAACTATTGTATCAAGATTTCCCAATGCAAAAATATCAACGGCATACTGGAAAGACCTATAATAAATATTCACATCTTCAGCATCTACCCCATTTTTAGCCAATAAGAAGCGAGTAAGAAAATCAAAATATCCACCTTCAAGTGGCAAGCTTAATTTTTTCCCTTTTAAATCTTCCCAAGACTCAAGTTTTGAACCATATGTAAGCAAATAAGTATTGCCCCATATATTAGTGTTAAGTAATTTAATATCAACTCCACGATTAAAAGCCCTAGCCCCTCTATTAACTTCTGTAAAGATCAAATCTGTCATTTCATTGGCAATTAAGGCCATTAAGAATTCGTGGTTCTCAGATATTCTCAGGTCAATATCGATATCCAATACATCATTTTCATACATCCATAATAATGGTAATACAGCTACTGAAGATGGAGCGTGAATACTTATACTCGTAATACTTTCTTCAGTATCATCTAATTCTTCAATATCACCATATTCTTTGTCTATATCTAATTCTTCTGCTATATCAATCGACTCTGTTTTATCTATTTCCTCTGCTACAATAAAAAATGAAGTAAATGTGAAGATTAGAAAAATAGTGAATACTATAAAAATTTTATCTAAGCACCTCTTTTTCACTCTAATATCTTCCATAAGTACCAACCCCCATTTATAATTTTTTAGAAGATACTTCTATTATATCATTTTTTCGGGAAAAAAGAAATACTTTTTTATACAAAAAATACTTTTTTTCTTCTACTAGGAAATGTTTATCCTGGAAGTTAAATTATTCTATGTGTGCTTTGGAATTAATTTTATTTTAATCACTTATAATTTCTTCAATAATATCTTGTAAGAGATTATAAATTTGTGGGTCCTTAAGAAGACGTTCTTCTCTTTTTATATCTATATTAAAGACTCTGCTAACTCTTGATGGCCTTTGATTAAGAATAATAATTTTATCAGCCAATAAAACTGCTTCCTCTGGATCATGAGTAACTAGCAATATCCCAAACTTATGCTTAGCAAACTCTTTAAGTAATAAATTACGCAATTGAAACTTAAGAGCAAGATCTAAAGATTTAAAAGCTTCATCCATTAATAACAAATCTGGCTTTATTGACAAGGCACGAACAAATTCCAAACGTTGCTTCATCCCACCACTTAATTGTCCTGGATATAAATCTTTAAAATCCAATAAATCAACATCAGCCAGCAAGCTATTCCTAATTGGCAAAGCTTCTTCCCTAGTCATAAAATTCTTTTGAACAAAAGATATATTATCCTCAAGACTCATCCAGGGTAATAACCTTGGTTCCTGAAATATATATGCAAGTCTACTTCTATCTAACCTTTCTAAATCACCTTTATCTTCTCTCAATAAACCAGCAATTATGTTCAATAATGTAGATTTACCACAAGCTGACGGACCTACTAAAGCAAGAATTTCCCCTTTTTTTAGAGAAAGAGAAACTCCATCCAAAACTTTTATTATAGAAGAGCCATCTTGAAATGACTTATATAAATCATTTATTTCTAATAAATCATGATTAAAATTACTCATTTCCACTCCACCTTGTTAAATAAACTCTGATAGGATTTAAAAGACCGTACTCAAAAAACATCATAAAAATTATTAAAATAATAGCCCAGGCAAAAAGCTTTTCTGTTTGCAAATTACTATTTGCCATACTTAAAGCAAAACCAACTCCACTGGAACTAGCTATAAATTCTGCAAAAATAGTAGATTTCCAGGCAAAGGCTAGTCCAATGCTTATTGCTGAAAACAAATGAGGTAAAAGACTAGGCAAATATATATTAAAAAAAATCTTCTTTCTTGAACAACAATAAACCTTAGCCATCTCAAGTAAATTCATATCAATACCATCAATACCTGCAAACACATTAATAAAAATAATAGGAAAAGACACTAAAAAAATCAAAAACATAGGAGTCAAATCATCAGCAACACCAAACCAAATTAAAGCAAAAGCCAAC
This genomic interval from Halanaerobiaceae bacterium ANBcell28 contains the following:
- a CDS encoding LacI family DNA-binding transcriptional regulator; this encodes MAVTIKDVAERAGVSVGTVSMALNNNEKVNHETSKKIHEIASELNYIPNTVAKALTKKKTGVVALVIPTVDNHFYSEMIQAIKNVLKKCDYNLILCTMNWNTEEEIRYLNMFKSGVVDGVIFACYNGNNENIIEFAKNYKPVVYIDKAIDNNNLIPHVKADLKKAAYKATNYLIELGHTDVGYILHEEERIQGFKEAMEDNGCAMNEEFLYSNRNMFFDRVKNNKKLPSAIVCFNDYVAFRVMLFLSRAGLKVPEDISICGIDNVSMAKMYDPPLTTVDVPIDKIALRGVKLLIELINGEKLKAEDYLIEYNPDLIIRESSCEFRSS
- a CDS encoding GntR family transcriptional regulator — its product is MTKNPLSSYKQIANDIIKEIHDGTYLPGSYLPSENKLANKYNVTRTTVRKALSILKNKGTIESYQGKGYKVRLLHWEQSLLQFYSFGKNIADKIHNPSTQILSYKKIDSLKDENQIINDQLWEINRLRFMDQIPIILETSYIPVKNLPSFQKEDLKQHSLYTLLENNDIIIIKAKEYLKTTLASDKSKKLLEIKNSTPLFQTLRYTYDTNEELVEIRESLIRGDHFNFSVEMSL
- a CDS encoding sulfite exporter TauE/SafE family protein codes for the protein MTILGMDITLIFLIMILGFNTGVVSAFFGVSGSFLVTPSLNILGFPMVQAGATSIAFCTLSSTVAGFKHYMKNNLMIKVGIIIAIISSIGVRISQPLLVYMDSLNLADAFIRNIYIVMLVLLGIAPLLKNRNREHSNDSSKKSNIFLKYIQRSSNIDLAKGITYISLINMLIIGLLGGFIKVIMGVGGGFFFVPMFALLLNMKTHHAVGTSLLVIILSNLYAVYLHYLSANILLAPIVFLALMAYLGIKIGATAISNIEEHQLRIFYASFLIATAFGVLIMQLGFETIALLYNFSSITLVTTIIVIKYYFGINLIFNSFFKKLFIPYIKNNKTLRFYYNKLK
- a CDS encoding methyl-accepting chemotaxis protein, which translates into the protein MRKLFKFKSIKSKMILAFASFIFIIIAGASFFFFNQARGVLQDALFSTAETAANLSARAVNVWIEQEKVELDIMAKSSDVQSMDWTQQEEYLRKIAESSDEINAIFVADRNGNARVTHGNDSNIRDRDYFQEVINTARPTVSDVIVSRANNQHIVVIAHPIINNNRTVGVIGSLVDLAYLQGLVSEMNINGYGHGWIVDQNMITVAHPDEDLIGSAYHFDEDDQEFQLILNDMISANSDVAFYDRNGIRSGIAYAPIESANWSIALSAELGDILEGINIMQRMTFIIGLIAIVLAIVFTYLVSRIISKPIIKLSEISEKIAAGDLSVNSEELDDYISKDEIGLLASSSKKMHNNLKSMITQLMVTAENVSATSEELHASGEQVGEVAEQVSSSIENVAAGAEEQSAQVEESVNVINDLIKRISNVEKSSVEMNKFADSVIERIDRSGDIVDDSINKVKVVKKDTSEVAGFINQLGKASEEIGNIVEIINNIASQTNLLALNAAIEAARAGEAGSGFSVVAEEIRVLAEDSAKATDKIADLINQIQSNVRIVNGKMITNIDDVDQSVSNIENMGMEFIQVRAVTYKLKKIIDNVSNNAQEMAENSNMVESAISSIASVSEDFAGNAQEVAASSEEQVAATEEIVSSSGHLADLAQKLNETVHKFKLNNSQIQEDIEDKVKKN
- a CDS encoding peptidoglycan DD-metalloendopeptidase family protein, whose translation is MKKVSLIVVLFGLIALYVFSASFLIDNSSDDSGTLSAEVSKSNYNIINNNDREGVQILNSEDEESKGLDIVEIELDIDIVNSGHIEEDITMDNDRQYTLGQDSDLSLSSEYNIVSENESENYSREFIGPIVESEMETVLVTSTNNRDNNIEVSNRVKESRSPRSLVEQIKAHKVQRGDNLWDIARKYNIDIDTLIGANDITNMNTIRIGDELRILPIKGILYTVNPGESLWTISRKFNIPSNKIVEANALSNPDLVKPGVSLILPGAKPEFGYQDRLADTFMRPVEGGRISSPFGPRWGRMHSGIDYAIPTGTQVRASRAGTVIYSAWATGYGETIVIEHQKGVRTLYAHNSRLLVRGGQEVERGQVIALSGNTGNSTGPHLHFEIQINGKAVDPMNYLP
- a CDS encoding ABC transporter substrate-binding protein translates to MEDIRVKKRCLDKIFIVFTIFLIFTFTSFFIVAEEIDKTESIDIAEELDIDKEYGDIEELDDTEESITSISIHAPSSVAVLPLLWMYENDVLDIDIDLRISENHEFLMALIANEMTDLIFTEVNRGARAFNRGVDIKLLNTNIWGNTYLLTYGSKLESWEDLKGKKLSLPLEGGYFDFLTRFLLAKNGVDAEDVNIYYRSFQYAVDIFALGNLDTIVLPESMSTIVLSKVPRTHISFDMQEEWGKVHDGEDRIPYLGLFARGAFARENSELLEEFNYYYKQGVDWVNENPDEAAKMANRNLNMSRNIIRDSLDRVNLNIYPEDESYDVINLFFDEVMEIYPHMIENEIPDDSFYF
- a CDS encoding ATP-binding cassette domain-containing protein, which gives rise to MSNFNHDLLEINDLYKSFQDGSSIIKVLDGVSLSLKKGEILALVGPSACGKSTLLNIIAGLLREDKGDLERLDRSRLAYIFQEPRLLPWMSLEDNISFVQKNFMTREEALPIRNSLLADVDLLDFKDLYPGQLSGGMKQRLEFVRALSIKPDLLLMDEAFKSLDLALKFQLRNLLLKEFAKHKFGILLVTHDPEEAVLLADKIIILNQRPSRVSRVFNIDIKREERLLKDPQIYNLLQDIIEEIISD
- a CDS encoding ABC transporter permease, with the translated sequence MSYFTSKKQSLVISTTALIVVLIFWNILSRRFHPFILPSPFETYLAIIDLWRSGELQRNILITFRRTVISYFFAVVSALIFALLLKKNGFMRDFFRPLITVIQITPPIVLLAFALIWFGVADDLTPMFLIFLVSFPIIFINVFAGIDGIDMNLLEMAKVYCCSRKKIFFNIYLPSLLPHLFSAISIGLAFAWKSTIFAEFIASSSGVGFALSMANSNLQTEKLFAWAIILIIFMMFFEYGLLNPIRVYLTRWSGNE